The Streptomyces sp. NBC_00236 DNA window GGCTGCGCACCAGCGAGAGCCGGCACCGCAAGACGGCCGTCACCCTTCAGCGCTCGCTGCTCCCGCAGGAGCTGGAGCAGCCCGACGACCTGCGGATCGCCGCCACCTACCAGCCGGGCGGGACGGACGCCGCGGTCGGCGGCGACTGGTACGACGTCATCACCCTCGGGGCGGGCCGCACCGCGCTGGTCATCGGGGACGTGATGGGCCGCGGAGTGCGCGCCGCAGCGGTGATGGGCCAGCTGCGCACGGCCGTGCGCGCCTACGCACGCCTCGACCTCCCCCCGCACGAGGTGCTCCAGCTCCTCGATGGACTCGCCGCCGAGATCGACGCGAGCCAGATCGCGACCTGCGCCTACGCCGTCCATGATCCCAACGAGGGCCTGCTCGTCTACTCCTCCGCCGGCCACCTCCCGATCCTGGTACGCGACGAGGACGGCACGGTCCACCGGGCCGCGGACCCGACCGGCCCCCCGCTCGGCACCGGCGGCTGGATCCACACCTCGGGCACGATCGCGCTGCCGCCCGGCTCGACGGCCGTCCTCTATACGGACGGCCTGGTCGAACGCCGCAGCGAGGACATCGACGAGGGCGTGGCCTCGCTGGAGCGGGCGCTGTCCGGCGCGAAGGGGTCGCCGCAGGTGGTCTGCGACCGTCTGATGCGTTCCCTCAACATCACCGCGGAGCACGACGACGACGTGGCGGTGCTGGTCGTCCAGCACCCCGCCCGCACGGGAGCGACGGCGGAGCTCTTCCACAACGCCTCGCTCGATCTGCTCGGCGGCATCGAGGCCGCCCCGCGCGCCCGTGCCTTCGCGACGGGCGTGCTGACGTCCTGGCGTTTCCCGATGGAGCTGTGCGAGCTGGGCGTTCTCGCCGCCGGCGAGCTCGTGGCCAACTCCCTGCAGCACGGGACGCCGCCGATGCGCCTGGCCCTGCGGCGCACGGACCGCAGGCTGATCATCGAAGTGACCGACGGCGACGACCACCTGCCGCGCCGCCGCCGCGCCGAACCGGGGGACGAGGCGGGCCGGGGCATCTCCATCGTCGCGTCGATCGCCACGTCCTGGGGCAGCCGCCGCACACCCGGCGGCGGCAAGGCGGTCTGGTGCGAATTCGCCCTGCCGCAGTAGCGGACCGGGGCCCGTGGCCCGGGACGGTCAGTGCACGGCGGCGACGGGCGTCGGCCCGTCGGCCGGCGCGTTCTCCGGCAACGACACGGCCACCACCCGCGACGGCACGGCCGCGAGCGAAGGCTGGTCCTGTACGGGGGTGAGCCGCCGCCCGAGCCGCAGCGCGAGCACCGTGATGCCCAGCGAGAACAGCACGAACGTCACGATGTACGGCCCGTGCAGCGACGCCCCCATCGGACCGCCCACGGCGGGTCCGACCGCCAGCGCCAGCTGCTTGCAGAGCGCGAACGCCGAGTTGTACTGACCGACCATCGACTCCGGCGCCAGATCGGCGACCAGCGGCGCGACGGTCGGCGACAGCATCGCCTCGCCGAGCCCGAACAGTGCGTACGTGGAGATCATCGCGGCGGTCGCCATGGTCTGGCTGCCGTGCCCGAGACCCGCGTAGCCCGCCACGATCCAGGCGAAGGCCCAGATCAGGCCGACCGAGGCGATGACCCGGCTGCGCTTGCGGCGCTCCACCAGACGCAGCACCACGAACTGGGCCACGACGATGACGGCGGTGTTGGCGGCCAGCGCGATCCCGAGCGTCGAGGGCTGGATCCCGGCGGCCTCGGTGCCGTACGCGGCAAGGCCGGACTCGAACTGTCCGTAGCAGGCGAAGAACACCACGAAGCCCAGCACGCACAGCTGCACCATGGCCCGGTGCGAGAGCAGCACCCGCAGCCCGCCGCGAGGAACGCTTCCGTCGGCCGCCGCTTCCTTCGCGACGGCAGTGGGCCGGGGCATCCGCACGGTCGCCGCGATGGCGCCGAGCACGAGGAACATGACCGCTTCGATCAGGAACAGCATCGTGAAGGAGGAGGCCCGGCTCGTGTCCACGATCAGCCCGCCGACCAGACCACCGATGCCGAGCCCCAGGTTCTGCAGGAAGAACTGCATGGCGAAGGCGCGGGTACGGGTGCTGGCGTCGGAACAACGGACGAGCATCGTGGCGAGGGCCGGCTGCATGACGGCGGTCCCCGCACCGAGCACCGCTGCCGACAACACGGCTGCGGTGACCTGCGAGGAGAAGCCCAGCGCGACGGCGCCCAGGGAGGCTACGGCCGAGGCGACGACCAGCACGGGCAGTGGCCCGCGGCGGTCGATGACCCGGCCGGTGAACGGTAGGACGGCGAGCGCTGCCATGGCGAAGACCGCCAGTACGACTCCCGCCGTACCGGCACCGAGATCCCGTACCTGCGCCACATAGACGTACAGATACGGAACGGTGAACCCCAGCCCGAAC harbors:
- a CDS encoding ATP-binding SpoIIE family protein phosphatase, with amino-acid sequence MNFTRWSARLPGTQRRAARDDRSPVPAARAEYAQADTGSGPPDGDPGAPGTRSAGPALEDLSARDILSRLPALVALVHGPDHRITYVNDAYTAAFGPRPLDAPAAEAMPELTELSLLPLMDQVLRSGTPRTVKSRKAGSGNSYTVTCTPVRHQKDKGHEGGVLVYAADVTDHAEAAERLRTSESRHRKTAVTLQRSLLPQELEQPDDLRIAATYQPGGTDAAVGGDWYDVITLGAGRTALVIGDVMGRGVRAAAVMGQLRTAVRAYARLDLPPHEVLQLLDGLAAEIDASQIATCAYAVHDPNEGLLVYSSAGHLPILVRDEDGTVHRAADPTGPPLGTGGWIHTSGTIALPPGSTAVLYTDGLVERRSEDIDEGVASLERALSGAKGSPQVVCDRLMRSLNITAEHDDDVAVLVVQHPARTGATAELFHNASLDLLGGIEAAPRARAFATGVLTSWRFPMELCELGVLAAGELVANSLQHGTPPMRLALRRTDRRLIIEVTDGDDHLPRRRRAEPGDEAGRGISIVASIATSWGSRRTPGGGKAVWCEFALPQ
- a CDS encoding MFS transporter encodes the protein MGAALRRIQLGSALSAFGLGFTVPYLYVYVAQVRDLGAGTAGVVLAVFAMAALAVLPFTGRVIDRRGPLPVLVVASAVASLGAVALGFSSQVTAAVLSAAVLGAGTAVMQPALATMLVRCSDASTRTRAFAMQFFLQNLGLGIGGLVGGLIVDTSRASSFTMLFLIEAVMFLVLGAIAATVRMPRPTAVAKEAAADGSVPRGGLRVLLSHRAMVQLCVLGFVVFFACYGQFESGLAAYGTEAAGIQPSTLGIALAANTAVIVVAQFVVLRLVERRKRSRVIASVGLIWAFAWIVAGYAGLGHGSQTMATAAMISTYALFGLGEAMLSPTVAPLVADLAPESMVGQYNSAFALCKQLALAVGPAVGGPMGASLHGPYIVTFVLFSLGITVLALRLGRRLTPVQDQPSLAAVPSRVVAVSLPENAPADGPTPVAAVH